In the Streptomyces coeruleoprunus genome, CCGTGGTCGGTCCGCACGATGTGCAGACAGAGATCGATTCCGGCCGCCGTTCCCGCGGACGTCAGTACGTCGCCGTCGTCGACGAACAGCTCCCGCGGGTCCACATGGACCGACGGGTAGCGCTTGGCGAGCGTCGGCGCGTACATCCAGTGCGTGGTGGCGGGCCGCCCGTCCAGTAAACCGGCGGCCGCGAGCACGAACGCACCCGTGCACAGGCCGACGATGCGGGCGCCCTCCTCGTGGGCGCGGCGCAGCGCGTCGAGCGCCTCGGCCGGTGGCGGCGAGGTGATCGACCGCCAGGCCGGTACGACGACGGTGCCCGCTCTGCTGATCGCCTCCAGGCCGTACGGTGCGGAGAGTTCGAGTCCCCCGGTCGTGCGCAGTGGCCCTTCCTCGCCCGCGCAGACCAGCAGCCTGTAGCGCGGAACTCCGGCGTCCTGGCGGTCAATCCCGAACACCGAGAGTGGGATGGAACTCTCGAAGATGGGGCCGCCGCTGAACAGCATGACAGCGACGACCTCGCGACGGCGGCGTCCGGACAGTTTGCGTCCGGTCTCCGGTGCGGCGGAGTCCTGGCTCATGACGCTAAGCCCCCCTCGGTGTTCGCGTCTCCTAGGTCCTGTCGCTCCTGCACGTTTCCCCTCGGTTTTGCACGAGACCCCGTTCTCCGATAGTCATGATCGAATCTACTGCGTCCCGCGGCGCCGGCGTGACAAGTTCCGTATCCGGCACTAAGTCGACAAGGCAACTTGGCGCGAAGCATTCGATCACGAAGCGTTTCACCCGGAGGACCCCGCAGGGAAGTGGGTCTGACGCTCATGGCCCATCCGCGTAGGGTGCGCGAGCCCCCTGAGGTCCTTTCCTCCCTGGTGGCAAGGGGCTTCGCAGGCCATTCCGGCAGGGATCGGCGGGTTCACCGAAGTTGGCTGAAAACATACGGGTGCGGGTGTGCGAAGACGTCAATCCACGGGCGCACACCCCGCTCCGTGGCGGCCTCCGCGGTGTGGCGGCCTGTTCCCCGTCCCCGTGCGCGAGTGCCGGCCCCGGTGCGGCGCGGCCCGCGCCGGCCGGGCGGTCGGCGCGGGGAGCAGCCGGGCCGGGACGCGCTCGGAGCGGCGCAGCAGCACCCGGCAGGCCGCGGTCACGGCGGCCAGGCCGAGCGCGGTGGCGGCGGCACCGGCGAAGGACGTGCCGTAGCCGAGCAGGACGAAGGGGACCAGGGCGCAGCTGAACGCGGCCCACCGCACGACGTCCGTCGCCGCGTCGGCGCCCGGGCCCGGGGCCACCGGCACGGCCCGCGCGCGGCGGCCGGGCGGCCCGGCGCGCCCGGGGCCGGGGCTCGGACGGCTCGGTGCGGCGGCCTGGCGTACGGACACGGAAGGCTCCCTGGTGGCGAGTCGGGGCGGGCCGCGTTGCGGGCCGCGTTGCCAACGAGGAGTGGAGTGCTCCGGTCACTGCGGGAAGCCGTCCCGTGACGCTGTGGTCGCTGTCCGGTACGCGCCAAAGGACACCTGTAGGGGGCATCCGGCATTGCCATCGGGGGACGGGCTCGTGCATGCTCCCTGGAACGCCGTGTGCGCCAAGGCGGCTCTGGGCACGTGAGGAGTGGCGCCGTACCCTTGGGGGTATGGGGTTGGGAAGATGATTCCCGGACACAGCTCCGGTGCCCGATGCCGTTTCCCGTCCCCTCCCCACAAGGACCTTCTTCGCCGAGACACCGATGGCCGGTCACGAATTCCCTGAACCCGCGGACCGCAGGCAGGTCGCCGATTCGGCGGTGGACCCCCTGGCGGCGGACGACGCACGCCACTCCTGCGATCCGGCGTTCCGGCACGGTGTGGTCGTCGGCTTCGACGGCTCGACCTCCAGCGAGCGGGCCCTCGCCTACGCGATCGGCATGGCGCGCCGCTCCGGTTCCGGCCTGATCATCGTGCACGTGGCGAACCGGCTGCCCACCACCGTGTGGGCCGGGTGCGAGCCGCCCGTCTTCGTCGACGTGCCGGACCACCGCACCGAGGTGCTGGGCCTGGAGCTGGCCTGCGCGGACCACCTCTCCGAGGTCCCCTGGATCCTCGTCGAGCGCGGCGGTGACATCTGCCACGAACTGGAGGAGGTCGGCCGCGAGTACGCGGCGGACGCCATCGTGGTCGGCTCGACGCACGGCATCGTGGGGCGCATTTTCGGCTCCGTCGCCGGCCGTCTCGCACGGCGGGCGCAGCGGCCCGTCGTCGTCATCCCGTAACCGGCCCTTCTTCCGCAGCGGTCCGTCGTCCCTGGTGGGCCCGGCCAACCGGCGTAGTTCACAAATGAATTAAGGCGCCGTCAGAAGGTGGATTGTGCGTTTGTGAAGGGTATATCGCCATGGCTGGGAAGCAGCACAACTGCACATGAAGGGAGCCCGCCGTGGACAACGACGTCTCTGCGGGGAGCAGCACCTCCACTCTCGGCCACCTCGCACTCGGGCTGACGCTGCTGGCGTTCGGCATCGGCACCACCGGTGTGATCGACCACGTCGGGGCGGCGGACGCCTCGGCACTCGCGACCTGGGTCGGCGGAGTCGTCCTCTTCGTCGCCGGACTGTTGGCCTTCCGTGACGGCGACGCGCGCGGCGGCACCGCGTTCGCGGGCCTCGGCGCCTTCTGGTTCACCTGGGGCACCGGCGCGGGCCCCGAGACCTCCGCGGAGGCGGGCGGCCTGTTCCTGCTCCTGTGGGCGCTGCTGGCGCTCTCCCTGACCGCGTCCGCCTCGGGTACGGGGCTGCTCGGACAGGGCGTGTACGGGCTGCTGTCCCTGTCCCTCCTGCTGCAGGGCATCGGCTCCTTCGCCGACGCCGCGTCGCTCGGCAAGGCGGGCGGCTGGGTGGCCGCCGTGGCGGGCCTCGCGGCCTGGTACGGGGCGACGGCGTCGCTGGCCGGATGGCCGAGCCTGACGGGGCGCGCGGCGCGCCGGAGCGCGGCGGCCGCGGGCTGAGCCACGAGGCCGGTGCAAGGGCGGCACCGGCCGGGCGAAAAGGCGGCCCCCCGTGTGCTGGTGGCACACACGGGGGGCCGCCTGGCGTGCGCGTCAACCACCCTGCGGCGCACCGGACATCAGCCTCACGGCGGACCCTTCGAAGACCGGGGGCCGACGCCGACGGCCGCGGGGGCCGCCTAACGTCCCGTGCCATGAAGACGTTACGTATGCTGCGCCCGGCGGCCGCCGCGGCCCTCGTCATCGCCCTCGCCGCCCCGGCCGCACACGCGCAGACCTTCACCGACCGGACTCCACCGGCGGCAGCGGCCGCCCCGCGGAGCACGGCCGGGATGGTTCTGCCCGCTCCCACGGGGCCGGCGGCGGTCGGCCGTTCCACGCTGCACCTCGTCGACCGGAGCCGCGCGGACCTGTGGATGCCGGACCGGGCGCGCGAGTTGGTGGTGGACCTGTACTACCCGGCCCGTTCGGCGGGCGGTTCCCCCGCCCCGTACGCGGACCCGCGCGAGGCGCGGCTGCTGCTGGAGGCCGCCGGGGTGCGGGACGAGGCGACCGTCGCCGAGTTGAGCGCCACCCGCACGCACGGCGTCGCCGGGGCCCGGCCGGAGCGCGGCCGCCACCCGCTGGTCCTGCTGTCACCCGGCTTCGGGATGCCCCGGTACACACTGACCACGCTCGCCGAGGACCTGGCAAGCCGGGGTTACGTCGTCGCCGCCGTGGACCACGCCTATGAGACGTCCGGCACGGTCTTCCCCGGCGGCCGCGTGCTGACCTGCGTGGCGTGCGACAAGGCGAAGACGCTGGAGGACATGCGGAAGGCCACCGTCCAGCGCGCCGGGGACCTGTCGTTCGTCGTCGACCGGCTGACCGGGCCGCGTCCCGCGTGGCCGTACGCCGCCTCGCTCATCGACCGGAAGCGGATCGGCGCGGCCGGCCACTCGCTGGGCGGCGCCGCGTCGGCCTCCGTCATGGCGCGCGACGGGCGCGTCCGGGCGGGCATCAACATGGACGGCACGTTCGGGGACCCCGTACCGCAAGGCGGCCTCGGGGGACGGCCGTTCATGATGCTCGGCACCCACGACGGCTCGCACCTGCCCGGCGGCCTGGACAAGACCTGGGACGACGCCTGGCGGGACCTCGACGGCTGGAAGCGCTGGCTCAGCGTGGCGGGCACCGACCACCTCACGTTCTCGGACGCGCCCCTGCTCTTCGACCAGCTGAACCTGCCGCACCCCGGCACGCCCCCGACGATCCGGCCGGAGCGCGCGGTCGCCCTGGTCCGCGCCTACACCGGGGCCTTCTTCGACCTGCACCTGCGCGAGCGGCCGCAGCCGCTGCTCGACGGGCCGACGGCGCAGAACCCGGAGGTGCACTTCAACGCGCCCGCGCGGTAGGCCGGGACACACGACGGGGCCCGGGGGCCGGCCGTGCGGCCGGCCCCCGGGCCCGGTGCGTGCGCTGCTACGCGGTCACTCGACCGTGACGGACTTGGCGAGGTTGCGCGGCTTGTCGATGTCGCGGCCCATGGCGAGGGCCGTGTGGTAGGCGAAGAGCTGGAGCGGGATGCCCATGAGGATCGGGTCCAGCTCGTCCTCGTTCTTCGGCACGACGATGGTGTGGTCGGCCTTCTCCTGCTCCTGGTGGGCGACCGCGAGGATCCGGCCGCTGCGGGCCTTGATCTCCTCCAGCGCCGCGCGGTTCTTCTCCAGCAGGTCGTCGTCCGGGACGATCGCGACCGTCGGCAGGGCCGGCTCGATGAGGGCGAGCGGGCCGTGCTTCAGCTCGGAGGCCGGGTAGGCCTCGGCGTGGATGTAGGAGATCTCCTTGAGCTTCAGGGAGGCCTCCAGGGCCACCGGGTAGCCGCGCACACGGCCGATGAACATCATCGACTGGGCGCCGGCGTACTCGGCCGCCAGCTCCTTGATCTCGTCCTCCAGCTTGAGGATCTCGCTGATCTGCTCGGGCAGCTTGCGCAGGCCCTCGATGATCCGCTTGCCGTCGGTGACGGACAGGTCGCGGATGCGGCCGAGGTGCAGGGCCAGCAGCGCGAAGGCGACGACCGTGTTGGTGAAGCACTTGGTGGAGACCACGCAGACCTCCGGGCCGGCGTGCACGTACACGCCGCCGTCGGCCTCGCGGGCGATCGCCGAGCCGACGACGTTGACCACGCCGAGGACGCGGGCGCCCTTGCGCTTCAGCTCCTGGACGGCGGCCAGCACGTCGTACGTCTCACCGGACTGCGAGACGGCGATGTACAGGGTGTCCGGGTCGACGACCGGGTTGCGGTAGCGGAACTCGGAGGCCGGCTCGGCGTCGGCGGGGATGCGCGCCATGCCCTCGATGAGGCTCGCGCCGATCATGCCGGCGTGGTACGAGGTGCCACAGCCGAGGATCTTGATGCGGCGGATGGTGCGGGCCTCGCGGGCGTCCAGGTTCAGGCCGCCCAGGTGCACGGTGGAGAACCGGTCGTCGATGCGGCCGCGCAGCACGCGGTCCACGGCGTCCGGCTGCTCGGAGATCTCCTTGTGCATGTACGTGTCGTGGCCGCCCATGTCGTAGGAGGCGGCCTCCCACTCCACGGTCTCCGGCGTCGCGGTGGTGGTCGCGCCGGAGGTGGTGTACGTACGGAAGTCGTCGGCCTTCAGGGTGGCCATCTCGCCGTCGTCGAGGGTGACGACCTGGCGGGTGTGGGCGATCAGGGCGGCGACGTCGGAGGCGACGAGCATCTCCTTCTCGCCGATGCCGAGGATGACGGGGGAGCCGTTGCGGGCGACCACGATGCGGTCGTTGAAGTCCGCGTGCATCACGGCGATGCCGTAGGTGCCCTCGATGACCTTGAGCGCCTCGCGGACCTTCTCCTCCAGGGTGGTGGCCTGGGAGCGGGCGATCAGGTGGGTGATGACCTCGGTGTCGGTCTCGGAGGCGAAGACGACGCCGTCCGCCTC is a window encoding:
- a CDS encoding alpha/beta hydrolase, with the translated sequence MKTLRMLRPAAAAALVIALAAPAAHAQTFTDRTPPAAAAAPRSTAGMVLPAPTGPAAVGRSTLHLVDRSRADLWMPDRARELVVDLYYPARSAGGSPAPYADPREARLLLEAAGVRDEATVAELSATRTHGVAGARPERGRHPLVLLSPGFGMPRYTLTTLAEDLASRGYVVAAVDHAYETSGTVFPGGRVLTCVACDKAKTLEDMRKATVQRAGDLSFVVDRLTGPRPAWPYAASLIDRKRIGAAGHSLGGAASASVMARDGRVRAGINMDGTFGDPVPQGGLGGRPFMMLGTHDGSHLPGGLDKTWDDAWRDLDGWKRWLSVAGTDHLTFSDAPLLFDQLNLPHPGTPPTIRPERAVALVRAYTGAFFDLHLRERPQPLLDGPTAQNPEVHFNAPAR
- a CDS encoding GPR1/FUN34/YaaH family transporter, translated to MDNDVSAGSSTSTLGHLALGLTLLAFGIGTTGVIDHVGAADASALATWVGGVVLFVAGLLAFRDGDARGGTAFAGLGAFWFTWGTGAGPETSAEAGGLFLLLWALLALSLTASASGTGLLGQGVYGLLSLSLLLQGIGSFADAASLGKAGGWVAAVAGLAAWYGATASLAGWPSLTGRAARRSAAAAG
- a CDS encoding universal stress protein; the protein is MAGHEFPEPADRRQVADSAVDPLAADDARHSCDPAFRHGVVVGFDGSTSSERALAYAIGMARRSGSGLIIVHVANRLPTTVWAGCEPPVFVDVPDHRTEVLGLELACADHLSEVPWILVERGGDICHELEEVGREYAADAIVVGSTHGIVGRIFGSVAGRLARRAQRPVVVIP
- the glmS gene encoding glutamine--fructose-6-phosphate transaminase (isomerizing) codes for the protein MCGIVGYIGKRDVAPLLLEGLQRLEYRGYDSAGIVVSSPKSSGLKMVKAKGRVRDLEARIPKRFTGTTGIAHTRWATHGAPSDINSHPHLDPENKVAVVHNGIVDNAAELRAKLEADGVVFASETDTEVITHLIARSQATTLEEKVREALKVIEGTYGIAVMHADFNDRIVVARNGSPVILGIGEKEMLVASDVAALIAHTRQVVTLDDGEMATLKADDFRTYTTSGATTTATPETVEWEAASYDMGGHDTYMHKEISEQPDAVDRVLRGRIDDRFSTVHLGGLNLDAREARTIRRIKILGCGTSYHAGMIGASLIEGMARIPADAEPASEFRYRNPVVDPDTLYIAVSQSGETYDVLAAVQELKRKGARVLGVVNVVGSAIAREADGGVYVHAGPEVCVVSTKCFTNTVVAFALLALHLGRIRDLSVTDGKRIIEGLRKLPEQISEILKLEDEIKELAAEYAGAQSMMFIGRVRGYPVALEASLKLKEISYIHAEAYPASELKHGPLALIEPALPTVAIVPDDDLLEKNRAALEEIKARSGRILAVAHQEQEKADHTIVVPKNEDELDPILMGIPLQLFAYHTALAMGRDIDKPRNLAKSVTVE